Genomic window (Heptranchias perlo isolate sHepPer1 chromosome 11, sHepPer1.hap1, whole genome shotgun sequence):
CATTATCTGCTGAATGTAGGTCTCAGGttttaaaagaaggatgtttTCTGAGCACGATGGGTTGCTGCAGGCATTGGGCCCAACACATGCCAATCTCTTGCAATATTTAGCTCAAGTTTGATTTTCCTAAAACATGAGTAGATCAGTGCTGTATTACTGTGACCAGAATctactcattttaaaaaaagcataaaaGCTTAAAAGTTACTTAAAGTTACTCAATTTACTTAAAAGTTTTTCCAGATCTTTTTGCTGCAACAAATGGGAACTCAATAATCCTGAGATATGATGATAATCTACCAATAAAATAAAACTAAACCAATCAAATTATTCCAAAGTGTATTTCCAAAAACctttgctctgccatttctttctCACAAATTCCAATATCTAGGGGACTATTGAAGAGTGCAAACTTGTGCTTTGAGGGGAAACGGCACATTCAGGGACATGGGGCTACAACATCGTTTCTAACATAATAACAACATATTTCAGAATAACATGATTAAACTTACTTGTAAAATTCTCTTTCGTGCCTTTGAATCCCTTCATTTCCATTTTTTACTCTGAAAGGCTTAAGGTTTGAGTTGAAATTCTTCCCAGACCTATCATTTGCCGGGTGAAGAGAGTTAAGAGCAACCCCTGTGTCTGCAATGGTCAGGGTGCTACAGTCTGAGCATGTACGTGTGGAAGAGTCCTAGAATGCACCATTGTGAATCTCTCAATGCAATAGCTTCAAGTATGTTTTCCCTAAGCCTGAAATTCTGAGTTTGTTTCTCCAAATGGTATCAAAACAAACAGGAGCACGTATTTTAGAACTTTTTTAGAGGTAAGGTTCAACAGGAAAACTATTTTCAAAAGCTTATTTGTACTTCAGAGACGAGAGGCTTGCTCAGAGAGAAATAGGGCCAGAAAAACAAAGGGGGTGATTATAGCACTTGCATGTTTTTTGTTAATACAGAGAATTCAGAAACGACAATCGTTTATACAGCCGTGATATCTATTTATCCAGCTGCAGTGGGTAAGGGAAATACtgagtgttagctgtggctcaattggtagcgctcttgcctatgagtcagatagttgtgggttcatagaaccactctggagacttgagcataatatctaggcagtactgagggagtgctgcactgttggacgtgacatctttctgatgagacattaaatcgtctgccctctcaggtggacataaaagatcctatggtactattttgaaggggagttctccctggtgtcctggccaatatttatccctcaaccaacatcactaaaaccgattatctggtcatttatctcattgctgtttgtgggagcttgctgtgtgcaaattggctgccatgtttcctacattacaacagtgactacacttcaaaagtacttaattggctataaagcacattgggacatcctgaggttctgaaaggcgctgtataaatgcaagtttgttctttttctgTGGTAAAGTACTGTCACAGTCATTCTCCGCCCTACTCCTTCCCCTCCAGGCAGACTTCCCATCGGAGGCAGAAAGCCCACCTGAGAAAGGTCAATGACCCTGACTGTGTCGAATCAGTTGAGGTCGGGGCATATCCTTTGTGACGGGCATTACTTCCGCCTTGTTGGAGGTGTGCCAGAATTCCCCAATAGCGGAAAAATCCAGGCCATTACTCTGTATCCGGCCACAGTTGTACCTGACCCAGAGGTTGCTTGATGGCGATACCTCATGCATCTTTATTTCTCCCCCGGTGAATATCCCTCACAGAGATCAATACGTACTTTAAAACACAGTGCCTGTATCATTTAAAGAAAAGTGTAATTCATCAATTATCAAGGACCCACAATTATTAATTATAACATCAAAATATTTTACTGGTCACAGGCCCACATGTATCAGAGGATATACAAGACAGAAAGCAGTAATTTTTGtatgtgggagcaggaggaggcaattcagccccttgggcctattctgccattcaattagatcaggctgatctatatctcaacTCTGTTTACCCACcctagctccatatccctcgataaccttacctaacaaaaatctatcgatctcggtcttgaaagcttcaTTTGTCCCCCAGTATCcactggagagaattccagatttctacgtcccgtttgtgtgaaaaagtgcttcctgatttcactcctgaatggcctagctctaattttaagattatttctccttgctctggattcccccaccagaggaaatagtttctctgtagctaccttatcgaatccctttaacAGTTTAACAgctcgattagatcatccctcaatcttctatactcaacgtTGAAGCAATGGATATCATACATTGCATTAAAGCACTCGCTTAAGACgagcattttttttccattttaatgAGCTTAGCTATAATTGATAACAGTGCAAATTTGACCCCATCATAAAGAAAGTGCCGTTGTTTTCTCACCATTCACAATATTTCCTGTTAGTTGTGTGAGCACAAACACCATTTTGTACCAGGCCACAGATTTGTACCTAGGAATCCAATCTTCGTTCTTCATAGCTACAAACATTGTGGAATTAGTTGGAACTGGTCCATCAATCCGGTTTCTACCCACTAACAGACCGCTAATTCTTATTTCTCCAATCACAAAACTCAAAAGAGAtgcatagaaataggagcaggagttaggccaaacggccctcaagcctgctccaccgttcaataagatcatggctgatctatctcgactttcccgccctatcctcatatcccttgatgctcttaatgtccaaaaatctatcgatctcagccttgaatatactcaatgactgagcttccacggccctctggaatagagaattccaaagattcaaaatcctctgagtgaatgaaatttttcctcatctcagtcctaaatggctgaccccttatcttgaggggTATGTATGAGGGGTACAAAAATATAGAAgtgtgaggggtgatctcatcgaggtgtttaaaatgataaagggattcgatagagtagatacagagaaactatttcctctagtgggggaatccagaacaaggggacacaatcttaaaattagagccaggcaatttaggagtgaaatcgggaagcactttttcacacaaagggtagtagaaatctagaattctctcccccaaaagactgtgggttTTAGATCAGTTGGAATTTTAAAGACTGAGATTGCTAGGTGTTTATTGGAGGCCTGGTACAGTAGGTGTGCCAAACATACACAGGATGGGTGGGTTTCCCATACGCTTCTCGATTTGGATATGTGCTGCGGACTGATTGTTGTACGTTATCAGCACAGACCACACCGTCAACAAACTCTTGTGACAACAGCAGCAAAACTGAAAATGTCACAGTATCTTGCATCTGTTGATGTGATGCAAGTACCTTAAAGCCTCTAATACAGGTGTTGGTCACACAAAATGCCATGCTTCAGGGGACTGAGCCTTGGGCTTAATAAGTAGCATTGCTACCTTTGAGTCATAAGGTgaagggttcaaaccccactccagacaatcCCAGTGAGCGGAGACCAGAATACAACACTTCAGCTGAGATGGCAATCAGGTGACCTGGTGCCTAGGCTCAATGCTGCATCATTATGGGTCACAATGTTACTAAATAGGTtaacgagctgcctgtggagaagAACAGGCATATAGTGCAAGGTACAGGCAAAACTGAATTCAAGAGGTGTAGAAAATTGAGTGACCTTTAAACTCTACACACTGCAtttaatttgaggttaggatcagatcagccatgatcttattgaatggcggagcaggctcgaggggccgattggcctactcctgctcctatttcttatgcataCCTTTAGAAATATAGATCAAATTAAGGTAGACCATTTCTAGTATGTAGTATCCTAAAGGAGACACCATTTATAATTAGACATACTCCATTTTGTGCCATGACACCCTCTTCACAGTTTCTAGTGGTGCCTTCAGCTGGATGTTGGCCTTGGGTTGTCTGAAGCAGCACTGCGAAGTGATTAGCATTAGACCACCAGGCAGGAGAAGGAAGCTACCAAGCCAACCGACAAAGAGAGCTTGGCCAAACTCCCAACGTGGAACAAACTCGGGGACAGTGGGATCCCAGAACTTGACCACCGTCACGTGGGCCATGTAGGACACCGGGGCAAGGGTCGTGACTCCTGCCAGAAGGAAGAACACTCCGCCGCTGACCGCTAACCTTCCCTTGGCAGCCCCGTCATCTCTGAAGCAGGTGATGCACGTTGATCCACAGAGTGAGAGCGGCAAGCTCAGCAGGCCAAGTGCAACGGACACACACATGAGAATTCGAGCCAGCTGAATGTCATGTGGCAGATTGAGAAGACTATCGTACCCCTTGCACTGGACTGCACCTTCATCCTGAGCAACACATGTTTCCCAGATGCCA
Coding sequences:
- the LOC137326899 gene encoding putative claudin-24, with amino-acid sequence MRSRLCVYQLVGFSLSFLGWLCSLVATVLPQWLILNTDLILTETFSIGIWETCVAQDEGAVQCKGYDSLLNLPHDIQLARILMCVSVALGLLSLPLSLCGSTCITCFRDDGAAKGRLAVSGGVFFLLAGVTTLAPVSYMAHVTVVKFWDPTVPEFVPRWEFGQALFVGWLGSFLLLPGGLMLITSQCCFRQPKANIQLKAPLETVKRVSWHKMEYV